The following coding sequences are from one Mycolicibacterium aichiense window:
- a CDS encoding non-ribosomal peptide synthetase, with translation MITDRIAEVLGVDHTDIDPDGDLIAQGLDSIRMMSLAGRWRRAGFDVDFARLAAAPSVRAWTELLTTAHPANPLPAPPQPARGEPFPMAPMQHAMWVGRHADQQLGGVAGHLYVEFDGDALDPERIRRAATLLAARHPMLRVQFLPDGTQRIGVPPAAFPVDVIDLRESDDVERRLAAIRSEKSRQQLGGQVFELTLTLLPGRRSRLHVDLDMQAADAMSYRALMTDLAALYRGDTLPDIGYTYQQYRQQLSPPDRYDADRQWWSDRVPDLPDAPSLPVVPAAEQTDPHRPGRRWHWLDPHTRDGLFDRARRHGVTPAMTLAASFADTVGSWSADPRFLLNVPLFGREPLHPDIEHVVGDFTSSLLLDVDLAAADTPSQRAQVLQHTMHEAAAHASYPGLSVLRDISRHRGTQALAPVVFTSALGLGELFSADVTTQFGTPDWIISQGPQVLLDAQVTEFAGGILLNWDVRESAFRPGVIDAMFAHHIDEVQRLAREDDAWDSGRGPVLPPSQRAAREAVSTSATPSGKMLHDGFFDLAHRQPDAPAVFSSTGDLTYEDLRLQALAVAAALRAEGLPDGGTVAVLGPKTAEQIPALLGIHAAGGVYLPIGIDQPAERARRILTSGAVDMALACGAELPEVPIPCMTVAEAIARGGGCESPTVTGDPDRLAYVLFTSGSTGEPKGVEVSHDAAMNTVEFITGHFGLGPQDRCLALSTLECDISVLDVFATLATGGAIVVVDEEHRRDPDHWVRLIHRHRVTVLHFLPGWLAMLLDVAGPLPTVRVVPTGGDWVTPTMAHRLRDRAPDVRFAGLGGATETAIHNTICEVVDVPQHWTAIPFGKPLPNNRCRVVGAGGADCPDWVVGELWIGGRGLARGYRGRPDLTAERFVEHDGVRWYRTGDLARFWPDGTCEFVGRADHRVKLSGYRVELGEVEAALHRVPGVLGAVAVTVPGRTESADRLAAAVQLAAGTSRDSLHERIVKDLPAHMVPRHIEVFDRIPYSVGGKVDRNAVARRLAERVDAGTGHRHPAGPVQSALAAIVADILGATAVGADDDFFALGGDSVLATTLVARIRQRLDVADVSVADVFATRTVEALARRLGELEPADRLDAIAELYLEVALMDTAEVVSALTRRSDD, from the coding sequence ATGATCACCGACCGGATCGCCGAGGTACTCGGGGTCGACCACACCGACATCGACCCGGACGGCGACCTGATCGCGCAGGGTTTGGACTCGATACGCATGATGTCGCTGGCCGGACGCTGGCGCCGCGCGGGATTCGACGTCGACTTCGCGCGGCTGGCCGCCGCCCCGTCGGTCCGTGCCTGGACCGAACTGCTGACAACGGCCCACCCCGCGAATCCGCTTCCTGCGCCGCCGCAACCGGCCCGTGGCGAGCCATTCCCGATGGCCCCGATGCAGCACGCGATGTGGGTCGGTAGGCACGCCGATCAACAACTCGGCGGTGTGGCCGGACACCTCTACGTGGAGTTCGACGGCGACGCGCTGGACCCCGAGCGCATCCGGCGGGCGGCCACCCTGTTGGCGGCCCGCCATCCCATGCTGCGGGTGCAGTTCCTGCCCGACGGCACCCAGCGCATCGGCGTCCCACCGGCCGCCTTCCCGGTCGATGTCATCGACCTGCGGGAATCCGACGACGTCGAGCGGCGGCTGGCCGCGATCCGGTCGGAGAAGTCGCGGCAGCAACTCGGCGGCCAGGTATTCGAACTCACGCTGACTCTTCTGCCCGGCAGGCGCAGCCGGTTGCACGTCGACCTGGACATGCAAGCCGCGGATGCGATGAGCTACCGAGCGCTGATGACCGATCTGGCCGCGCTGTATCGCGGTGACACACTGCCCGACATCGGCTACACGTATCAGCAATACCGCCAACAACTTTCGCCGCCGGACCGGTACGACGCCGACCGGCAGTGGTGGTCGGACCGGGTTCCGGATCTGCCCGACGCCCCCTCGCTGCCGGTGGTGCCCGCCGCCGAACAGACCGACCCGCACCGGCCGGGTCGCCGCTGGCATTGGCTGGACCCCCACACCCGCGACGGACTTTTCGACCGGGCCCGCCGCCACGGCGTGACACCGGCGATGACTCTGGCGGCCTCTTTCGCCGACACGGTGGGCAGCTGGTCGGCAGACCCGCGCTTTCTGCTCAACGTCCCGCTGTTCGGGCGGGAACCGCTGCACCCCGACATCGAGCACGTGGTCGGTGACTTCACCTCGTCGCTGCTGCTCGATGTCGACCTCGCTGCCGCCGACACCCCGAGTCAGCGGGCACAGGTGCTGCAGCACACCATGCACGAAGCGGCGGCGCACGCGTCGTACCCGGGCTTGTCGGTGCTGCGGGACATCAGCCGGCATCGGGGGACGCAGGCGCTCGCGCCGGTCGTGTTCACCAGCGCCCTCGGCCTCGGTGAGCTGTTCTCTGCGGATGTGACAACGCAATTCGGCACGCCGGACTGGATCATCTCCCAAGGGCCGCAGGTCCTGCTCGACGCCCAGGTGACCGAATTCGCCGGCGGCATCCTGCTCAACTGGGATGTCCGGGAGAGTGCGTTCCGGCCTGGCGTCATCGACGCGATGTTCGCCCATCACATCGACGAAGTGCAGCGCCTGGCGCGCGAGGACGACGCCTGGGACAGCGGGCGCGGTCCGGTGCTTCCCCCGTCGCAGCGCGCCGCGCGGGAAGCGGTGAGCACCAGCGCCACACCCAGCGGAAAGATGTTGCACGACGGCTTCTTCGACCTCGCACACCGCCAACCCGATGCGCCTGCGGTGTTCAGCAGCACCGGCGACCTGACGTATGAGGACCTGCGCCTTCAGGCGCTGGCAGTGGCCGCCGCGCTGCGGGCCGAGGGACTTCCGGATGGCGGCACCGTCGCGGTGCTGGGTCCCAAGACGGCCGAACAGATCCCGGCGCTGCTGGGTATCCACGCCGCCGGTGGGGTGTATCTGCCGATCGGCATCGACCAGCCGGCCGAACGGGCCCGGCGGATTCTCACGAGCGGGGCGGTCGACATGGCCCTGGCCTGCGGCGCCGAACTGCCGGAGGTGCCGATTCCGTGCATGACGGTCGCCGAGGCGATCGCGCGCGGCGGCGGCTGCGAATCACCCACTGTCACCGGCGATCCGGACCGCCTGGCCTACGTACTGTTCACCTCCGGTTCGACCGGCGAGCCCAAGGGTGTCGAGGTCTCCCACGACGCCGCGATGAACACCGTCGAGTTCATCACCGGCCATTTCGGGCTCGGTCCGCAGGACCGGTGCCTGGCGCTGTCCACACTCGAGTGCGACATCTCGGTGCTGGATGTGTTCGCCACACTGGCCACCGGTGGTGCGATCGTCGTGGTCGACGAGGAACACCGCCGCGACCCAGACCACTGGGTCCGGCTCATCCACCGTCATCGGGTCACGGTCTTGCACTTCCTGCCGGGCTGGCTGGCGATGCTGCTCGACGTCGCCGGCCCGCTGCCGACGGTACGGGTGGTGCCGACCGGGGGTGACTGGGTCACCCCAACGATGGCGCACCGGCTGCGCGACCGGGCTCCCGACGTACGATTCGCCGGGTTGGGTGGGGCCACCGAGACCGCGATCCACAACACCATCTGCGAGGTGGTCGACGTCCCGCAGCACTGGACCGCGATTCCGTTCGGAAAGCCGTTGCCGAACAACCGATGCCGCGTTGTCGGTGCCGGTGGAGCGGACTGCCCGGACTGGGTGGTCGGCGAGCTGTGGATCGGCGGGCGGGGACTTGCCCGGGGTTACCGCGGCCGGCCGGACCTGACCGCCGAGCGGTTCGTCGAACACGACGGGGTGCGCTGGTATCGCACCGGTGACCTGGCCCGGTTCTGGCCGGACGGAACCTGCGAATTCGTCGGACGCGCCGATCACCGGGTGAAGCTCAGTGGCTACCGCGTCGAGCTCGGTGAGGTGGAAGCGGCGCTGCATCGGGTGCCCGGTGTGCTGGGTGCGGTGGCGGTGACCGTCCCCGGGCGCACCGAGTCTGCGGATCGGCTTGCTGCCGCCGTGCAGTTGGCGGCCGGGACAAGCCGTGACTCTCTTCATGAGCGGATCGTCAAAGACCTTCCCGCTCACATGGTTCCGCGGCACATCGAGGTGTTCGACCGGATCCCCTACTCCGTCGGGGGCAAGGTCGATCGCAACGCGGTGGCCCGGCGGCTCGCCGAACGGGTGGACGCCGGAACCGGGCATCGGCACCCGGCGGGTCCGGTGCAGTCGGCGCTGGCCGCGATCGTCGCCGACATCCTCGGCGCGACTGCAGTGGGTGCCGACGACGACTTCTTCGCCCTCGGCGGCGATTCCGTGCTGGCCACCACGCTCGTGGCACGGATTCGGCAACGATTGGACGTCGCGGATGTCAGCGTCGCCGACGTCTTCGCCACGCGAACCGTCGAAGCCCTCGCCCGCCGGCTCGGCGAGCTGGAGCCCGCCGACCGGCTCGACGCCATCGCCGAGCTGTACCTCGAAGTCGCCCTCATGGACACCGCCGAGGTCGTCTCGGCGCTCACCCGGAGATCTGATGACTGA
- a CDS encoding (2,3-dihydroxybenzoyl)adenylate synthase yields MSGFTPFPPDRASHYRESGYWAGQHLDEILRTAATQWPERPAIVDDSTHFTYAELDRRADAAAAGLSALGIGPGHSVLVQLPNSCQFAVALFGLLRSGALPVLCLPGHRDAELAHFVDVSGAVGIIVGSDPAFDYRAMAERLAQRPNPLRHVIVDGDAGPHIAWSRLCEEDGRAPRLQRDTSGPALLLVSGGTTGAPKLIPRTHDDYVYNATASAALCRLTSDDVYLVALPAGHNFPLACPGLLGAMSVGATVVFGRDPSPEAAFATIVRHRVTATALVPALARLWAHACEWEEQLPTTLRLLQVGGAKLAADDAGHIRSVLTPGLQQVFGMAEGLLCYTRIGDPPEIVDHTQGRPLADHDELRIVDDAGAPVPDGEPGELLVRGPYTINGYFRAEAENQRSFTPDGFYRSGDKVRRLANGYLEVTGRVKDVIVRGGETVAALDLESHLLTHPRIAAAAAVGLPDPYLGEKICAALVFRGSPVTLPELNEHLDARGVAVHCRPDMIAPMPTLPTTAVGKVDKRSIVAQLSG; encoded by the coding sequence ATGAGCGGATTCACCCCCTTCCCCCCGGACCGCGCGAGCCACTATCGCGAGTCGGGATACTGGGCCGGCCAACACCTTGACGAGATATTGCGGACGGCCGCGACGCAGTGGCCGGAACGGCCGGCGATCGTCGACGATTCGACTCACTTCACCTACGCCGAGCTCGACCGTCGAGCCGACGCCGCCGCCGCGGGGCTGTCCGCCCTGGGCATCGGGCCGGGGCACAGCGTGCTGGTTCAGTTGCCGAACAGCTGCCAGTTCGCCGTCGCGCTGTTCGGTCTGCTGCGGTCCGGCGCGCTGCCCGTGCTCTGCCTGCCCGGCCACCGCGACGCGGAACTGGCACACTTCGTCGACGTCAGTGGTGCGGTCGGGATCATCGTGGGCAGCGACCCCGCCTTCGACTACCGGGCGATGGCCGAGCGGCTTGCGCAGCGCCCCAACCCATTGCGACACGTGATCGTCGACGGTGATGCGGGTCCGCACATCGCGTGGTCCCGGCTGTGCGAGGAGGACGGAAGGGCGCCGCGGCTGCAGCGTGACACCAGCGGTCCAGCCCTGCTTCTGGTGTCCGGTGGCACGACGGGCGCCCCGAAACTGATCCCCCGTACGCACGACGACTACGTCTACAACGCCACGGCCAGTGCCGCACTGTGCCGGCTGACGAGCGACGACGTTTACCTCGTCGCGCTGCCTGCCGGCCACAACTTTCCGCTCGCGTGCCCCGGTCTGCTCGGCGCGATGAGCGTGGGTGCCACCGTGGTGTTCGGCCGAGACCCCAGCCCGGAAGCAGCGTTCGCCACCATCGTCCGCCACCGTGTCACGGCCACCGCGCTGGTGCCCGCGCTGGCCCGGTTGTGGGCGCACGCCTGCGAATGGGAGGAGCAGCTTCCCACCACGCTGCGGCTGCTCCAGGTCGGTGGCGCCAAACTGGCCGCGGACGATGCCGGCCATATCCGGTCCGTGCTCACCCCTGGCCTGCAGCAGGTGTTCGGGATGGCCGAAGGGTTGCTGTGCTACACCAGGATTGGGGATCCGCCGGAGATCGTCGACCACACCCAGGGCAGACCGCTGGCCGATCACGACGAGTTGCGCATCGTCGACGATGCCGGTGCCCCGGTGCCCGACGGTGAGCCGGGAGAGCTCTTGGTGCGCGGGCCGTACACCATCAACGGGTACTTCCGGGCTGAGGCGGAGAACCAGCGTTCGTTCACCCCGGACGGCTTCTACCGCAGCGGGGACAAGGTCCGGCGGCTCGCCAACGGGTATCTGGAGGTGACCGGAAGGGTCAAAGACGTCATAGTTCGTGGCGGCGAGACCGTGGCCGCGCTCGACCTGGAAAGCCATCTGCTGACCCATCCACGGATTGCGGCCGCCGCCGCGGTCGGCCTGCCCGATCCTTACCTGGGCGAGAAGATCTGTGCAGCACTCGTTTTCCGCGGCAGCCCGGTTACACTGCCCGAGCTCAACGAGCACCTCGACGCCCGCGGTGTCGCTGTGCACTGCCGACCGGACATGATCGCGCCGATGCCCACGTTGCCGACGACAGCGGTGGGCAAAGTCGACAAACGATCCATCGTTGCGCAGTTGAGCGGCTGA
- a CDS encoding salicylate synthase gives MTDVTAAPRAPIESATRAETPEGMTPAEVVAQLAAAVPEKTGDDYLIYEQHGRWTLAIGARTSVELDRDECRIRDGKTVLAHAWSGRPAHVLAAALESTLVDGEPAFGWIAFEFGAYRHGLFDKLPLDAPLARIFTPRSRVIVSDDGIQAVNGDEELDAAIRALQPDRLNGRVGAVDVTADPTRYRDRVAAAVAEIRAGRYQKVILSRAVDVPFSVDFPATYSLGRRNNTPARSFLLRYGGIRALGFSPELVAAVRSDGAVVTEPLAGTRAFGRGPNDDRAARDDLESDAKEIVEHALSVRTSQDEIAEVAEPGSVAVTDFMTVRERGSVQHLGSTVGGTLLPTRNRMDALEALFPAVTASGIPKGPGVEAILRLDEMPRGLYSGAVAMFTPDGGMDAALALRAVYEADSRTWLRAGAGIIAASTPEREFEETCEKMACLAPYLVAR, from the coding sequence ATGACCGACGTGACCGCAGCACCGCGAGCACCGATCGAGTCGGCCACCCGGGCCGAGACTCCTGAGGGCATGACACCCGCCGAAGTGGTCGCACAGCTGGCAGCCGCCGTTCCCGAAAAGACGGGGGACGACTACCTCATCTACGAGCAGCACGGCCGCTGGACATTGGCGATCGGCGCGCGGACGTCCGTCGAGCTCGATCGCGACGAATGCCGCATCCGGGACGGAAAGACGGTGCTCGCCCATGCATGGAGCGGACGTCCGGCGCATGTACTTGCTGCCGCGCTGGAGTCCACGTTGGTCGATGGTGAGCCGGCATTCGGCTGGATCGCTTTCGAATTCGGCGCGTACCGCCACGGGTTGTTCGACAAGCTTCCGCTGGACGCACCGCTGGCCCGCATCTTCACCCCGCGGAGCCGGGTGATCGTTTCGGATGACGGAATCCAGGCGGTCAACGGTGACGAGGAGCTCGACGCGGCGATCCGGGCACTGCAACCGGACCGGCTCAACGGGCGGGTCGGCGCGGTGGACGTGACTGCCGACCCCACCCGGTACCGGGATCGTGTCGCGGCGGCGGTCGCCGAGATCCGGGCCGGGCGCTATCAGAAGGTCATCCTCTCCCGAGCCGTCGACGTGCCGTTCTCCGTCGACTTCCCGGCGACGTACAGCCTGGGACGCAGAAACAACACCCCGGCCCGATCATTTCTGCTGCGGTACGGGGGAATTCGCGCTCTGGGCTTCAGTCCCGAACTGGTGGCGGCGGTGCGTAGCGACGGCGCCGTGGTGACCGAACCACTGGCCGGCACCAGAGCGTTCGGGCGCGGACCCAACGACGACCGCGCGGCGCGGGACGATCTGGAATCCGACGCCAAGGAGATCGTCGAGCACGCGCTGTCGGTGCGAACCTCTCAGGACGAGATCGCCGAGGTCGCCGAGCCGGGCAGCGTCGCGGTGACCGACTTCATGACCGTGCGGGAGCGGGGGAGCGTTCAGCACCTCGGCTCGACGGTCGGCGGCACCCTGCTTCCCACCCGCAACCGGATGGACGCGCTCGAGGCCCTGTTCCCCGCCGTAACGGCGTCGGGAATCCCGAAAGGTCCAGGGGTCGAGGCGATTCTGCGGCTCGACGAGATGCCGCGGGGTCTGTATTCCGGTGCGGTCGCGATGTTCACCCCCGACGGAGGGATGGATGCCGCGTTGGCGTTGCGTGCGGTGTACGAAGCCGATTCCCGGACCTGGCTGCGCGCCGGTGCGGGCATCATCGCCGCCTCGACGCCCGAGCGGGAGTTCGAGGAGACCTGCGAGAAGATGGCCTGTCTGGCCCCCTATCTCGTCGCGCGGTGA
- a CDS encoding GNAT family N-acetyltransferase, giving the protein MNEVVLARARADLPLEVARVPAPVVPTVDPPYGIRAATAADADMVAEWMSRPHLAQAWEYDWPVDRWRRHLQAQLDGTYSLPLIVSLGGADDGYLELYRAAKDSIAPCYDADPYDLGLHAAIANTGLLNRGVGLDLLPQIIANLFAVEPQCRRVMFDPDHRNAAARRVCEAAGCEFLGEFDMSNRRMALYAFERAAELD; this is encoded by the coding sequence ATGAACGAGGTTGTACTTGCCCGCGCGCGTGCCGACCTGCCACTGGAGGTGGCTCGAGTCCCGGCTCCGGTCGTACCGACCGTCGATCCGCCGTATGGGATACGGGCGGCGACTGCCGCCGATGCCGACATGGTTGCCGAATGGATGAGCCGGCCGCATCTGGCGCAGGCGTGGGAATACGACTGGCCCGTCGACCGCTGGCGCCGGCATCTGCAGGCGCAACTCGACGGCACCTATTCCCTGCCGCTGATCGTCAGCCTCGGCGGTGCCGACGACGGGTACCTCGAGCTGTACAGGGCGGCAAAGGATTCGATCGCCCCCTGCTATGACGCGGATCCGTACGATCTCGGCCTGCATGCCGCCATCGCCAACACGGGGCTTCTCAACCGGGGTGTGGGTCTCGACCTGCTTCCCCAGATCATCGCCAACCTGTTCGCGGTCGAGCCGCAATGCCGGCGGGTGATGTTCGATCCCGACCACCGCAACGCTGCTGCCCGACGGGTGTGCGAAGCCGCGGGATGTGAGTTTCTCGGCGAGTTCGACATGTCAAACCGGCGCATGGCGCTCTACGCGTTCGAGCGGGCTGCTGAGCTCGACTAA
- a CDS encoding SRPBCC family protein, which produces MRLNGPVADTRRSRAIAADPQKIWDVLADFGAISSWADAVDHSCLLDHGTAGGTVGTSRRVQLGRTTLVERITDFDPPHTLAYDVEGLPPLVRRLHNSWTLRPIARGLTEVTLTSAVTVGSNPLQRIAERVLVRVSASRLDRLLACLAGELEGHCVRNA; this is translated from the coding sequence ATGCGGTTGAATGGTCCGGTGGCCGATACCCGCCGCAGCCGAGCAATCGCCGCCGACCCGCAGAAGATCTGGGACGTGCTGGCCGACTTCGGCGCGATCAGTTCGTGGGCCGACGCCGTCGACCACTCGTGCCTACTGGATCACGGAACGGCCGGTGGCACCGTCGGCACATCGCGCCGCGTGCAACTCGGGCGCACAACGCTCGTCGAACGGATCACCGACTTCGACCCGCCGCACACACTTGCCTACGACGTCGAGGGACTCCCCCCGCTGGTGCGCCGCCTTCACAACAGCTGGACACTGCGGCCGATCGCCCGGGGTCTCACCGAGGTGACGCTGACGAGTGCAGTGACCGTGGGATCCAATCCGCTGCAACGGATTGCCGAACGAGTATTGGTTCGCGTGTCCGCCAGCCGGCTCGACCGTCTACTCGCTTGCCTGGCAGGAGAATTGGAGGGCCACTGTGTCCGAAACGCTTGA
- a CDS encoding sulfatase-like hydrolase/transferase: MTDEERATPPYEADDVLAWRQRVLSGRRWFDEHGVSFGRHYTGSLACVPSRPTIFTGQYPDLHGVTQTDGIGKVFDDSRMRWLRRGEVPTLGNWFRAAGYDTHYDGKWHISHADLTDPESGAPLATNDDDGVVDPAAVRRYLDADPLAPFGFSGWVGPEPHGAGLANSGVRRDPLIADRVVTWLQDRYARRRAGDATALRPFLLVASFVNPHDIVLFPTWARRSPLEPSPLDPPRVPPAPTAGEDLRTKPAAQIAFREAYYSGYGPAAAIQRVYTSGAQRYRDLYYRLHAEVDAPIDRVRRAVTDGGSEHAVLVRTADHGDLLGAHGGLHQKWFNLYDEATRVPFVIARVGAGATEQRLVSAPTSHVDLLPTLLGAASIDVKSTAATLSESFTEVHPLPGRNLMPIVDGAPADDTRAVYLMTRDNMLEGDTGASGLGRRLKQTVNPPAPLRIRIPAHTAANFEGLVTRVDGHLWKLVRTFDDPGTWTEPGIRHLAANGAGGEAYRTSPLDDQWELYDLTDDPIEAINRWTDPELHELKANLRTQLKQVRADAVPERNNPWPYASRRPPAPRRRRLFG, from the coding sequence ATGACCGACGAAGAGCGCGCGACTCCGCCGTACGAGGCCGACGACGTCCTGGCCTGGCGGCAGCGAGTATTGAGCGGCCGGCGGTGGTTCGACGAGCACGGGGTGAGTTTCGGGCGCCACTACACCGGCTCACTGGCCTGTGTGCCGAGCCGCCCGACGATCTTCACCGGACAGTACCCCGACCTACACGGCGTCACCCAGACCGACGGCATCGGAAAGGTATTCGACGATTCGCGAATGCGGTGGCTGCGCCGCGGCGAGGTGCCCACCCTCGGTAACTGGTTCCGCGCGGCGGGCTATGACACCCACTACGACGGCAAGTGGCACATATCGCACGCCGACCTGACCGATCCCGAGTCCGGTGCCCCGCTGGCGACCAATGACGATGACGGCGTCGTCGACCCCGCTGCGGTACGGCGCTACCTCGACGCCGACCCGCTGGCACCGTTCGGATTCTCCGGCTGGGTCGGCCCCGAACCGCATGGCGCGGGACTGGCCAACAGCGGCGTTCGGCGCGACCCGCTGATCGCCGACCGGGTGGTGACCTGGCTGCAGGATCGCTATGCCCGCCGCCGTGCCGGGGACGCGACCGCACTGCGGCCTTTCCTACTGGTGGCCAGCTTCGTCAACCCGCACGACATCGTGCTGTTCCCCACGTGGGCGCGACGGAGCCCGTTGGAGCCCTCACCCCTGGACCCACCGCGGGTTCCGCCCGCGCCCACTGCAGGAGAAGACCTGCGCACCAAGCCCGCCGCGCAGATCGCCTTCCGGGAGGCGTACTACTCCGGGTATGGCCCCGCGGCCGCGATCCAACGCGTTTATACCTCTGGCGCACAACGCTATCGGGATCTCTACTACCGGCTGCACGCCGAAGTGGACGCGCCTATCGACCGGGTTCGCCGGGCGGTGACCGACGGCGGCTCGGAGCATGCGGTGCTGGTGCGCACCGCCGACCATGGCGATCTACTCGGTGCACACGGTGGACTCCATCAGAAATGGTTCAACCTCTACGACGAGGCAACCCGCGTGCCGTTCGTGATCGCGCGGGTCGGCGCCGGCGCGACAGAGCAGCGACTGGTATCAGCACCAACCTCTCATGTGGATCTGCTGCCCACCCTGCTCGGTGCCGCGAGCATCGATGTGAAGTCCACTGCTGCAACGCTTTCCGAATCCTTTACCGAAGTACACCCGCTGCCGGGACGCAATCTCATGCCGATCGTCGACGGGGCTCCCGCCGACGACACACGTGCGGTGTACCTCATGACCCGTGACAACATGCTCGAAGGTGACACCGGCGCCTCAGGTCTTGGACGCCGCCTCAAGCAGACGGTGAATCCCCCTGCGCCATTGCGCATCCGGATTCCGGCACACACCGCCGCAAACTTCGAAGGGCTCGTCACCAGGGTCGACGGTCACCTGTGGAAGTTGGTGCGCACGTTCGACGACCCGGGCACCTGGACCGAGCCGGGGATTCGGCATCTTGCCGCCAACGGTGCGGGGGGCGAGGCGTATCGCACCAGTCCGCTCGACGATCAATGGGAGCTCTACGACCTGACCGACGACCCGATCGAGGCGATCAATCGCTGGACCGATCCCGAGCTACACGAGCTGAAAGCGAATCTGCGAACCCAACTCAAGCAGGTGCGCGCCGATGCGGTTCCCGAGCGCAACAATCCTTGGCCGTACGCATCACGACGGCCACCGGCTCCGCGACGCCGGCGCCTGTTCGGCTAG
- a CDS encoding helix-turn-helix domain-containing protein, producing MQDGTGVEVLAGVDGWMTRLGPKLRELRKERALTLEAVASSAGLTKGFLSLLERGQTTISVPNLLRVCETLSVSVGSLFDYPDSPVVRGGGAPVEMGGTGIREYLLTPETERNLQVMRTVLRPGGGTGGAYTLESETIFVFVLRGCLRLTVDGQESVLKTGDCYTFSAKAAHSWDNPGPDVSEVLWSITPPIPRIPDPNRA from the coding sequence ATGCAGGACGGCACCGGCGTCGAGGTTCTCGCGGGGGTCGACGGCTGGATGACCAGGCTGGGCCCGAAGCTGCGCGAGCTCCGCAAAGAGCGTGCGCTGACGTTGGAAGCTGTCGCCTCCTCGGCCGGTTTGACCAAAGGTTTCTTGAGTCTTCTGGAACGCGGTCAGACGACCATCTCGGTACCCAACCTGCTCCGTGTGTGCGAAACCCTCAGTGTCTCAGTGGGTTCGCTGTTCGACTATCCGGATTCGCCCGTCGTGCGGGGCGGTGGCGCCCCAGTAGAGATGGGCGGCACCGGAATCCGCGAGTATCTGCTGACGCCGGAAACCGAACGCAATCTGCAGGTGATGCGGACGGTGCTGCGCCCCGGCGGCGGGACGGGCGGGGCCTACACACTGGAGTCCGAAACCATCTTCGTCTTCGTGCTGCGCGGGTGCCTGCGCCTGACGGTCGATGGTCAGGAATCGGTCCTCAAAACCGGCGACTGCTACACCTTCTCGGCGAAGGCGGCGCATTCCTGGGACAACCCCGGACCGGATGTCAGCGAGGTATTGTGGTCGATCACGCCACCGATCCCACGGATTCCGGACCCGAATCGGGCCTGA